A window of Shewanella mesophila contains these coding sequences:
- the radA gene encoding DNA repair protein RadA — translation MAKNKTAYVCNECGQDFPRWQGQCSACNEWNTITEVRLGAVKSNSGSVAGYAGSVGGGSKKLSEVEEFEAKKMLTGIGELDRVLCGGLTTGSVNIISGDPGAGKTTILSDLVARMSQVMPSLYCTAEESLSQFKNRVNRLKLDCNEDNLYLMAETSVEAIIAELEAKQVKFAVIDSIQAVVTDLANGSPGSPSQVKSSAQALTQYCKQNNVTMFLVAHVNKNNETAGPQTLIHIVDCLTHLECNDGQVRTLRANKNRFGDVDTVGIFKMTERGMISVDNPSEIFLSGSTTDSPGAAITCIRKGNRNLLLEIQCLTTETEGEFPQRVCVGLNMNRIKMLTGILRKHTRTKIFHDTYFNLVGGLKIDESETCIDLALVTALLSSLNDFVVPRTTCIMGELSLNGDVRPIDSGVPRVKEAVQHGFTEIFIPYRNYHKSMEGLGAKINPIKTIHELLELIS, via the coding sequence ATGGCGAAGAATAAAACAGCTTATGTATGTAATGAGTGCGGCCAAGATTTCCCGCGTTGGCAAGGGCAATGCAGTGCCTGTAATGAGTGGAATACGATCACCGAAGTTCGTTTAGGCGCGGTAAAATCGAATAGTGGTTCGGTAGCGGGTTACGCAGGCTCTGTGGGCGGCGGCTCCAAAAAACTCAGCGAAGTTGAGGAGTTTGAAGCCAAAAAGATGCTGACAGGGATCGGGGAGTTAGACCGGGTGTTATGTGGTGGGCTAACCACAGGGTCAGTGAATATTATTTCTGGTGATCCTGGTGCGGGTAAAACGACCATCTTGTCTGATCTGGTGGCGCGTATGTCGCAAGTTATGCCATCGCTCTATTGTACAGCCGAAGAGTCACTGTCACAGTTTAAGAATCGAGTTAACCGACTCAAGTTAGATTGCAACGAGGATAATTTGTATCTGATGGCCGAGACCAGTGTTGAGGCTATTATTGCAGAACTAGAAGCAAAGCAAGTTAAGTTTGCGGTGATTGATTCTATTCAGGCGGTGGTCACCGATCTTGCGAATGGGAGCCCAGGCTCTCCATCACAAGTAAAGAGCAGTGCTCAGGCGCTGACTCAGTATTGTAAGCAAAATAACGTCACCATGTTCCTTGTGGCGCATGTGAACAAAAACAATGAAACAGCTGGACCACAGACGCTGATCCATATTGTCGATTGTTTAACTCATTTAGAGTGTAACGATGGTCAAGTTCGTACCCTTCGCGCTAACAAGAACCGTTTTGGTGATGTCGATACCGTCGGTATTTTCAAGATGACAGAGCGGGGGATGATCAGTGTCGATAACCCTAGCGAAATCTTTCTCTCTGGTTCGACGACAGATTCTCCGGGGGCTGCGATCACCTGTATTCGTAAGGGAAATCGTAACCTGCTGTTAGAGATCCAGTGTTTAACCACAGAGACCGAAGGTGAATTTCCACAGCGGGTTTGTGTGGGATTGAATATGAATCGTATCAAGATGCTCACTGGTATTTTACGCAAACACACACGTACTAAGATTTTTCATGATACCTATTTCAATTTGGTTGGCGGGCTTAAGATTGATGAGTCGGAGACCTGTATCGATTTAGCTTTGGTTACCGCCTTGCTCAGCAGTTTAAATGACTTTGTGGTCCCAAGGACCACCTGCATCATGGGAGAACTGAGTTTAAATGGTGATGTTCGTCCCATAGATAGCGGGGTACCACGGGTGAAAGAGGCGGTGCAGCACGGCTTTACTGAGATTTTTATTCCATATCGTAACTATCATAAATCGATGGAGGGACTAGGAGCTAAGATTAACCCTATCAAGACGATTCATGAACTGCTGGAATTAATCAGCTAG
- a CDS encoding RluA family pseudouridine synthase: MFHPCQPAKGIVDDFVAPVCDDLVKILYQDEEILLINKPSGLLSLSGKNPLNWDSVHYRLVHGQAGFTPAFPDAKLPHRLDFGTSGIMVVGLNAGSAQHLNKQFQARTVQKCYIAMLEGWLADDKGQITAPIAKDKNLFPLVKICHATGKAAISEYEVLTRLEQPPRTMVQYTPHTGRTHQLRIHSLTIGHPIIGCDLYKNHQSQQMADRLQLHASDLYFEHPTRGERFHGHCPSPFINLSRDN, encoded by the coding sequence ATGTTTCATCCTTGTCAACCAGCTAAAGGGATAGTTGATGACTTTGTCGCCCCCGTCTGTGACGATTTAGTGAAGATCCTATATCAAGATGAAGAGATACTATTAATTAATAAACCAAGCGGACTGCTGAGTCTGTCAGGAAAAAATCCACTTAACTGGGATTCGGTACATTACCGTTTGGTACATGGCCAAGCTGGCTTTACTCCAGCCTTTCCTGATGCAAAATTGCCGCATCGATTAGATTTTGGTACCTCAGGCATTATGGTGGTTGGGCTGAACGCAGGATCGGCACAGCATCTCAATAAGCAATTTCAAGCGCGCACGGTTCAAAAATGCTACATCGCCATGTTAGAGGGCTGGCTTGCCGATGACAAAGGACAGATAACGGCACCAATAGCCAAAGATAAAAACCTGTTTCCCCTAGTAAAAATTTGCCACGCCACAGGCAAAGCCGCCATCAGTGAATATGAGGTGTTAACTCGGTTGGAACAGCCGCCCCGGACTATGGTGCAATATACTCCTCATACCGGCCGCACACACCAGTTACGGATCCATAGCCTGACTATAGGGCACCCAATTATTGGCTGCGATCTCTATAAAAACCATCAGAGTCAGCAGATGGCAGATCGCTTACAATTACACGCAAGCGACCTCTATTTTGAGCATCCTACTCGTGGCGAACGCTTTCATGGGCATTGTCCTAGCCCTTTTATTAACCTAAGCCGTGATAACTAG
- a CDS encoding PilZ domain-containing protein, with amino-acid sequence MDERRQFSRILFDANATLTQQETVWPTTIHDLSLNGALINEPSGFVASEQPLQLSFTLGESDVVVSMETKLIHQKEGQLGLECLHIDVDSISHLRRMLELNLGDASLLNRELKMFIEVHDQG; translated from the coding sequence ATGGATGAAAGACGCCAATTTTCGCGTATTTTATTTGATGCGAATGCAACACTCACTCAACAAGAAACTGTCTGGCCAACTACGATCCACGATCTCAGTCTTAACGGTGCATTGATCAACGAGCCTTCAGGTTTTGTAGCATCAGAACAACCACTGCAATTAAGCTTTACCTTAGGCGAATCGGATGTAGTGGTATCGATGGAGACTAAGTTAATCCATCAAAAAGAGGGGCAATTAGGCTTAGAATGTTTACATATCGACGTCGATAGTATCAGCCATCTTAGGCGCATGCTTGAGCTCAACTTAGGTGATGCTTCCTTGCTAAACCGAGAGCTTAAAATGTTTATTGAGGTTCACGATCAAGGTTAA
- a CDS encoding DEAD/DEAH box helicase, whose product MLFAQLGLSQPLLAALEQLSFSKATAIQTAAIPVILAKEDLLASAQTGTGKTAAFGLPILQQLLDAGVSAQDQHDVKALILVPTRELALQVQSSLQGLSQHTMLRVGIVYGGVSIEAQQVALGQGLDILIATPGRLLDHLNRGSLTLAKLTHLVFDEADRMLDMGFMDEIHALMSQLPTSRQTLLFSATLDDSVLGFSRDLLTRPKRIEVDQSNSVAKDIEQRVYAVDSDKKFALLCHLVTTGDWQRVLVFSRKKVAADKLAQHLSEKGIQASAFHGDLSQGAREQVLQRFKSGEIKVLVATDVAARGIDIQSLDYVVNYELPFVAQDYVHRIGRTGRAGNKGVAVTLFSEDDGLRLEEVEVLLDKRLPQQWLPGFEPDLTKVDPFAGRNSKSAQKRRAKKRRYPSKK is encoded by the coding sequence ATGTTATTTGCACAATTAGGCTTAAGCCAGCCGCTGTTAGCTGCTTTGGAACAGCTTAGCTTTTCCAAAGCGACAGCTATTCAAACTGCAGCTATCCCGGTTATTTTGGCGAAAGAAGATCTTCTGGCATCCGCACAGACTGGGACGGGTAAAACAGCCGCATTTGGGTTACCTATCTTACAACAACTGCTCGACGCTGGCGTATCGGCGCAAGATCAACATGATGTGAAGGCATTGATACTCGTACCGACGAGGGAACTCGCATTACAGGTACAATCGAGTCTGCAAGGGCTTAGCCAGCATACCATGTTGCGAGTCGGTATCGTTTATGGCGGCGTGAGTATTGAAGCGCAACAAGTTGCCTTGGGTCAGGGGCTTGATATCTTAATCGCGACGCCAGGTCGCCTACTGGATCATCTTAATCGTGGCTCGCTGACGCTAGCTAAGCTTACTCATCTGGTATTTGATGAGGCAGATCGCATGCTCGATATGGGGTTTATGGACGAGATCCATGCCTTGATGAGTCAATTACCTACATCACGTCAGACTTTGCTTTTTTCTGCCACCCTTGATGATAGTGTTTTGGGCTTTAGTCGTGACTTACTCACTCGTCCTAAACGGATAGAGGTGGATCAAAGTAATAGCGTAGCGAAGGATATCGAGCAGCGAGTATATGCTGTTGACAGTGACAAAAAGTTTGCGTTGTTGTGTCACTTAGTGACGACAGGTGATTGGCAACGGGTGTTGGTGTTTAGCCGAAAAAAAGTGGCAGCAGATAAGTTAGCGCAGCACTTAAGCGAAAAGGGGATTCAAGCGAGTGCCTTTCACGGTGATCTGAGCCAAGGCGCAAGGGAGCAAGTGCTACAAAGGTTTAAGTCGGGCGAGATAAAGGTGCTGGTGGCGACGGATGTGGCCGCTCGGGGAATTGATATCCAGAGTCTCGATTACGTGGTTAATTATGAGCTGCCGTTTGTTGCTCAAGACTATGTTCACCGCATTGGGCGCACGGGACGCGCGGGTAACAAAGGGGTTGCTGTGACCCTTTTCAGTGAAGACGATGGGCTGCGACTGGAAGAGGTTGAGGTGTTGCTCGATAAGCGTTTACCTCAACAATGGTTACCTGGTTTTGAACCCGATTTAACTAAAGTCGATCCATTCGCTGGAAGAAACAGTAAATCGGCGCAAAAACGTCGGGCTAAGAAACGCCGTTATCCCAGTAAAAAATAG